In Acaryochloris marina S15, a single genomic region encodes these proteins:
- a CDS encoding type 1 glutamine amidotransferase has product MTIDRAKLHILYLQIRDDQVTRREELQEFARHGQLDEKQFAVLNVFDQPNFAPDYADTYDAVFVGGSSDASVLKPDQYPFVQSAKQLLKHCVDQAIPVFASCFGFQLGVEALGGKVIHDPKNMEMGIYPMQLTSVASEDRLFSDTPDQFLVVSGHKERAFKLPPHTQLLAFTERCPYHAFKVMDKPFYGFQFHPEVDHHDLAARITRYQDRYLETDGALQAILNNLHPTPESNRLILKFVDRILLQKR; this is encoded by the coding sequence ATGACTATAGATCGAGCAAAACTCCATATCCTCTATCTGCAAATTCGTGACGATCAAGTGACACGAAGGGAAGAGCTACAGGAGTTTGCACGTCATGGTCAGCTAGATGAAAAACAGTTCGCCGTCCTTAACGTGTTTGATCAACCCAATTTTGCCCCTGACTATGCAGATACTTATGATGCTGTCTTCGTCGGCGGATCAAGCGACGCTTCAGTCCTCAAGCCCGATCAGTATCCATTCGTGCAATCTGCCAAGCAATTACTCAAGCATTGTGTCGATCAAGCTATTCCTGTGTTTGCCTCCTGCTTCGGTTTCCAGTTAGGGGTTGAGGCCTTAGGCGGGAAAGTCATCCATGATCCCAAAAACATGGAAATGGGGATTTATCCAATGCAGTTGACGTCAGTTGCAAGCGAAGATCGGTTGTTCTCAGATACTCCCGATCAATTTTTAGTCGTTTCTGGCCATAAAGAGCGGGCATTCAAACTGCCGCCCCACACCCAATTACTGGCATTTACAGAGCGTTGTCCCTACCATGCCTTTAAAGTAATGGATAAACCGTTCTATGGCTTTCAGTTTCATCCAGAGGTGGACCACCATGATTTAGCTGCCCGCATTACCCGTTATCAAGATCGGTATCTGGAGACGGATGGAGCTTTACAAGCCATCCTTAATAACCTCCACCCCACGCCAGAGTCAAATCGACTCATTCTAAAATTCGTTGATCGGATTCTGCTTCAAAAAAGGTAA
- a CDS encoding circadian clock protein KaiA, with product MTLSQTAVSRPQIFICTLLSSVSLVDLLSQILEGERYSLVHATYDNFLEIVEQGKHRIDCLIVEENAALPKIVSHLHREAILLPAVLLQVEASVANIPQSNSLDSAQQQDSCYHIAEVRVEYAPEDVVSSIDRAIAQFLQLSKACRLPTAAKKQHASAVIQNSLATQQQRLSQKLKERLGYIGVFYKRNPQQFFHQLTEEEQADYLATFKRDYRDIILNYFRQDSNVNQEIDDFVTQIFFVDISILKILEIHMELMDAFAKKLKLEGRNEDILLDYRLTLIDIMAHLCEMYRRSIPKTR from the coding sequence ATGACCCTTTCTCAAACTGCGGTCTCGCGTCCCCAGATCTTTATCTGTACACTACTGAGTTCAGTATCTTTAGTTGACCTTTTGAGCCAGATTTTGGAGGGCGAACGTTATAGTTTGGTTCATGCTACCTATGACAATTTCTTGGAGATAGTTGAACAAGGCAAACATCGTATTGATTGCCTCATTGTCGAAGAGAATGCCGCACTCCCTAAAATTGTGAGTCATTTGCACCGTGAAGCGATTTTGTTGCCTGCTGTGCTGCTACAGGTTGAGGCATCGGTAGCCAATATTCCTCAATCAAATTCACTGGATAGTGCTCAGCAACAAGATAGTTGTTACCACATTGCTGAAGTGAGGGTGGAGTATGCCCCAGAAGATGTTGTGTCCAGTATCGATCGTGCGATCGCACAATTCCTACAGCTCTCTAAAGCATGTCGTTTACCCACTGCAGCGAAAAAACAACATGCAAGTGCAGTCATCCAGAACAGTCTAGCGACTCAGCAGCAACGCCTGTCCCAAAAGCTAAAAGAACGTCTGGGTTATATTGGCGTTTTCTACAAACGAAATCCTCAGCAGTTCTTCCACCAACTTACTGAAGAAGAGCAAGCGGACTACTTAGCGACGTTTAAGCGGGATTATCGAGATATCATTCTCAACTATTTTCGGCAGGATAGTAATGTTAACCAAGAAATTGATGACTTCGTGACTCAAATCTTCTTTGTTGATATCTCAATCTTAAAAATATTAGAAATTCATATGGAGTTAATGGATGCTTTTGCTAAAAAACTAAAGCTAGAAGGCCGCAATGAAGATATTCTGCTGGACTATCGCTTAACCTTAATTGATATCATGGCCCATTTATGTGAGATGTATCGTCGCTCCATCCCTAAAACCCGTTAG
- the kaiB gene encoding circadian clock protein KaiB: MSPIRKTYVLKLYVAGNTPNSVRALRTLNHILETEFQGVYALKVIDVLKNPQLAEEDKILATPTLAKVLPPPVRKIIGDLSDRERVLIGLDLLYEELSDGIMEY, translated from the coding sequence ATGAGCCCTATTAGAAAGACCTATGTTCTTAAACTCTATGTTGCTGGCAATACACCCAACTCTGTCAGAGCTTTAAGAACACTAAATCATATTCTTGAAACTGAATTTCAAGGCGTTTATGCCTTGAAAGTAATTGACGTATTAAAAAACCCACAACTTGCCGAAGAAGATAAGATTTTAGCCACACCTACCTTAGCAAAAGTCTTGCCCCCTCCAGTTCGCAAAATTATCGGCGACCTTTCGGATCGTGAGCGAGTCTTGATTGGTTTAGACCTGCTCTATGAAGAACTTTCCGATGGCATTATGGAGTACTAA
- the kaiC gene encoding circadian clock protein KaiC — translation MKKSNSSQHKNNHKKKVEVKKILTRIEGFDDISHGGIPVGRTTLVSGTSGTGKTMFAIQFLYHGIVYFEDPAVFVTFEESPKDIIQNALSFGWDLQQLMDDGKLFILDASPDPEGQDIAGEFDLSALIERIQYAISKYQAKRVGVDSVTAIFQQYDAANVVRREIFRLTARLKHIGVTTVMTTERVDEYGPVARYGVEEFVSDNVVIVRNVLEGERRRRTLEILKLRGTSHMKGEYPFTITADGINIFPLGAMRLTQRSSNTRVSSGVETLDEMCGGGYFRDSIILVTGATGTGKTLLVSKFLENACKNGDRAILFAYEESRAQLSRNAYSWGIDFEEMEQKGLLKILCAYPESAGLEDHLQQIKSEIADFKPSRISIDSLSALARGVSNNAFRQFVIGVTGFAKQEEITGFFTNTTDHFLGSNSITESHISTITDTILMLQYVEIRGEMSRAINVFKMRGSWHDKGIREYSISHQGPEIKKAFHDFEGIISGTPTRVSLDETRNLSRIMQDVKSLSEDDVL, via the coding sequence ATGAAAAAAAGCAACTCATCCCAGCATAAAAATAATCATAAAAAGAAAGTCGAAGTAAAAAAGATCCTGACTCGTATCGAAGGCTTTGACGATATTAGTCATGGTGGCATACCGGTGGGGCGAACCACCTTGGTCAGTGGCACCTCTGGAACTGGGAAAACAATGTTCGCGATTCAGTTCCTCTATCACGGCATTGTTTACTTTGAGGATCCGGCTGTCTTTGTCACCTTTGAAGAATCTCCAAAAGACATTATTCAAAATGCATTGAGTTTTGGGTGGGATCTTCAACAATTAATGGATGATGGAAAATTATTCATTTTGGATGCTTCTCCTGATCCAGAAGGACAAGATATAGCGGGAGAATTTGACTTATCCGCATTAATTGAGCGCATTCAGTATGCGATTAGCAAGTATCAGGCCAAAAGAGTTGGTGTTGACTCCGTTACTGCTATTTTTCAGCAATATGATGCCGCGAACGTCGTGCGGCGAGAAATCTTTCGATTAACCGCTCGCCTCAAGCACATTGGGGTGACGACCGTCATGACCACGGAGCGTGTTGATGAATATGGTCCTGTGGCTCGGTACGGCGTTGAAGAATTTGTGTCTGACAATGTGGTCATTGTTCGCAATGTCTTAGAGGGGGAGCGCCGCCGCCGCACCTTAGAAATTCTGAAATTACGAGGCACCAGCCATATGAAAGGAGAGTATCCTTTCACGATTACGGCTGATGGCATTAATATCTTCCCGCTAGGAGCAATGCGCCTTACTCAGCGATCGTCTAATACCCGCGTCTCTTCTGGGGTAGAAACTTTGGATGAGATGTGTGGGGGTGGGTACTTTAGGGATTCGATTATTCTCGTGACGGGTGCAACGGGAACTGGAAAGACCCTACTCGTTAGTAAGTTTTTAGAAAACGCTTGTAAGAATGGTGATCGGGCCATCTTATTTGCCTATGAAGAATCCCGGGCTCAGCTCTCCCGAAACGCTTACTCCTGGGGGATTGACTTTGAAGAGATGGAACAGAAAGGGTTGCTAAAAATTCTTTGTGCTTACCCAGAATCAGCGGGATTAGAAGATCATCTGCAACAAATTAAGTCTGAAATTGCAGACTTTAAACCCTCACGTATTTCCATTGATTCCCTATCTGCTTTGGCACGGGGAGTGAGCAATAATGCTTTCCGTCAGTTTGTCATTGGAGTGACTGGGTTCGCTAAGCAAGAAGAAATTACGGGGTTCTTCACCAATACCACCGATCATTTTCTCGGATCAAATTCCATTACTGAATCTCATATCTCTACGATTACAGATACGATTCTGATGCTGCAGTATGTGGAGATACGGGGAGAAATGTCCCGTGCCATCAATGTCTTCAAGATGAGAGGATCTTGGCATGACAAAGGGATTCGCGAGTATTCAATTAGTCATCAGGGACCGGAAATTAAAAAAGCCTTCCACGATTTTGAAGGCATCATCAGTGGTACGCCTACCCGCGTTTCTTTAGATGAAACACGCAACTTATCTCGGATTATGCAAGATGTTAAAAGCTTAAGTGAAGATGATGTGCTATAG
- a CDS encoding tetratricopeptide repeat protein → MTLSLCMIVKNEAASLSRCLKSVESWVDEMIIVDTGSTDDTISIAQSFGAKVYNYDWGNDFAAARNYGLQYVQSDWVLVLDADEVLVEDIIPQLQASLKQKDLLAVTLIRHEVGAQQSPYSLLSRLFRHHPQIRFQRPYHELIDDRVLALQEQEPHWQVGHLPDVAIEHFGYQADAIATRNKHQRACQIMAAALTQDPKDAYLCSKLGALYVDMGQVEQGIELLQKGLNLHPPEPSILYELHYHLGHTYARCRQVTLALQHYQQAVQQNLPELLKLGAYNNWANLLQACGQYERASHQYQQVITLQPEWAVGYYNLGLTLRAMGDLAGAIAAYQQAIQAQPDYAEAYQNLGVALFKQGQLQACQHAFSQAIALHRKHDNSIAAEQLQQGVAELGLPDFPANPCL, encoded by the coding sequence ATGACACTGAGTTTGTGCATGATTGTCAAAAATGAGGCAGCGAGCCTATCTCGCTGCCTTAAAAGTGTGGAGAGTTGGGTAGATGAGATGATCATCGTGGATACCGGCTCCACCGATGACACTATCTCGATTGCCCAATCTTTTGGGGCCAAAGTTTACAACTATGACTGGGGGAATGACTTTGCCGCTGCTCGCAACTACGGGTTGCAATATGTTCAGTCAGATTGGGTCCTGGTTCTAGATGCCGATGAAGTTTTGGTCGAGGATATTATTCCCCAACTTCAGGCCAGCCTGAAGCAGAAAGACCTCTTGGCGGTGACGTTAATACGTCATGAAGTGGGGGCTCAGCAGTCCCCTTATTCCTTGCTTTCTCGTCTATTTCGTCATCATCCACAAATCCGTTTTCAGCGCCCCTATCATGAACTGATTGATGATCGAGTACTGGCCCTACAGGAACAAGAACCCCATTGGCAGGTGGGCCATTTACCAGACGTTGCCATTGAGCATTTTGGCTATCAGGCAGATGCGATCGCAACCCGTAACAAACATCAACGCGCCTGCCAAATCATGGCCGCCGCCCTCACCCAAGATCCGAAAGATGCTTATCTATGCAGCAAACTGGGGGCTTTGTATGTCGATATGGGTCAAGTTGAACAGGGGATAGAGCTGCTGCAAAAAGGACTGAACCTACATCCACCTGAACCCTCCATTCTCTATGAACTGCATTACCATCTGGGCCACACCTACGCTCGATGCCGGCAGGTCACCCTGGCCCTTCAGCACTATCAGCAGGCGGTACAGCAGAACTTACCTGAGCTATTAAAGCTCGGGGCTTACAATAATTGGGCAAACTTGCTCCAAGCCTGTGGCCAATACGAGCGGGCTAGCCACCAATATCAACAGGTCATCACTCTCCAGCCTGAATGGGCGGTGGGCTATTACAACTTAGGGTTAACCCTAAGAGCGATGGGAGATTTGGCGGGGGCAATTGCAGCCTACCAACAAGCTATCCAAGCACAGCCTGACTATGCAGAGGCTTACCAGAATCTAGGGGTCGCCTTATTCAAGCAAGGACAGCTTCAGGCCTGCCAACACGCCTTTAGTCAAGCCATTGCTCTGCATCGAAAGCATGACAATAGTATCGCTGCAGAACAACTACAACAGGGCGTTGCCGAATTAGGACTACCAGACTTCCCTGCTAACCCCTGCCTATAG
- a CDS encoding TetR/AcrR family transcriptional regulator — protein sequence MDTKTPASERQLSATKRSAILSGAMQEFLAHGYAATTMDRVAAAAKVSKATVYSHFQDKEGLFIALVQQLQENKFQAVYGSPEGPRLQGPPQQVLHHLASTMLENIIEDKPFQAFMRLIIGESGRFPELARAFSHHTPRRFLSILKEYLSTQSGLNLKDPEATARIFIGSLVHYVIFQELLYAKEVVPFERERMIAGLVDLIVNDSA from the coding sequence ATGGATACCAAAACTCCCGCCTCTGAACGTCAGCTCTCTGCGACGAAACGCAGCGCCATCTTGTCAGGTGCCATGCAGGAGTTTCTGGCTCATGGCTATGCTGCGACAACGATGGATCGGGTGGCTGCGGCAGCAAAAGTTTCTAAAGCGACGGTCTATAGTCATTTTCAAGATAAAGAAGGGCTGTTTATAGCCTTGGTTCAGCAGTTGCAAGAGAATAAATTTCAAGCCGTTTATGGTTCACCCGAGGGGCCACGATTGCAAGGCCCTCCTCAGCAGGTCCTCCATCATCTCGCCAGCACCATGCTGGAAAACATCATTGAAGATAAGCCTTTCCAAGCCTTTATGCGGTTGATTATTGGCGAATCAGGCCGCTTTCCTGAGTTAGCACGAGCCTTCAGTCACCATACACCTCGCCGTTTTCTATCAATTTTGAAAGAGTATCTAAGCACACAATCGGGTCTCAACCTCAAGGACCCCGAAGCAACAGCCCGCATCTTTATCGGTAGCCTGGTTCATTACGTGATTTTTCAGGAGCTATTGTATGCCAAAGAAGTGGTGCCCTTCGAGCGAGAACGGATGATCGCTGGACTGGTTGATTTAATCGTCAACGACTCGGCATAA
- a CDS encoding ABC exporter membrane fusion protein, which yields MVSNSVPPESRFKWPRVTMVAIAAAIALGGVSVWILRPYASNNAKSGVPSAPIEVKTVSALGRLEPQGELVQLSAPSSAEGNRIAQLLVKEGEAVSTGQVIAVLDSRDRLQADLLTAQQQVRVAEAELARVKAGAKQGELAAQRAEIARLDAQRQGEMTTQSATIARHRAEVDNALAEFNRYQSLYQQGAISASERDQKQLVLQTAQRSLQEAQAVANRLQAVQSPELVSARARLSQIAEVRPVDVQVAQANINQARASVKQAQARLDQAYVKAPRSGVVLDIYAHPGEVVGTDGIAELGQTQQMYAVAEVYQSDVHKIKMGQAVKVNSDALPQSLTGKVDRISTKVRRQNIINTDPSENIDARVVEVYIKLDNGSSQQAAQFTNLQVNVKVQL from the coding sequence ATGGTCTCGAACAGTGTGCCCCCAGAATCCCGGTTTAAATGGCCCCGTGTAACTATGGTTGCGATCGCAGCTGCGATTGCCTTGGGTGGGGTTTCTGTTTGGATTCTGCGACCCTATGCCAGTAACAATGCTAAGTCCGGTGTTCCTTCTGCCCCTATAGAGGTGAAGACCGTCTCTGCCCTGGGCCGACTAGAACCCCAAGGTGAACTCGTCCAGCTCTCAGCACCGAGTAGTGCAGAAGGAAATCGAATTGCCCAACTTCTTGTTAAAGAAGGAGAGGCCGTTTCCACGGGACAAGTGATCGCCGTTCTCGATAGTCGTGATCGCCTGCAAGCGGATTTGCTCACCGCTCAACAACAGGTACGGGTCGCGGAAGCCGAGTTAGCTAGGGTTAAAGCGGGTGCCAAGCAAGGCGAACTGGCGGCCCAGCGAGCAGAGATTGCTCGGTTAGATGCCCAACGACAAGGGGAAATGACCACCCAATCGGCAACAATTGCTCGCCACCGGGCCGAAGTGGACAATGCTTTAGCTGAATTCAACCGCTATCAATCCCTCTATCAGCAGGGAGCCATCTCTGCATCGGAACGAGATCAAAAGCAGTTGGTTCTGCAAACCGCCCAACGGAGTCTGCAAGAAGCCCAAGCCGTGGCCAACCGTTTACAGGCGGTTCAATCTCCTGAGTTGGTATCCGCTCGGGCTCGCCTGAGTCAGATCGCCGAGGTTCGGCCTGTAGATGTGCAAGTGGCCCAGGCCAATATTAATCAAGCTCGGGCTAGCGTTAAGCAAGCCCAGGCCAGACTGGATCAGGCTTACGTGAAAGCGCCTCGTTCCGGGGTCGTTCTAGATATCTATGCCCATCCTGGTGAAGTCGTCGGGACAGACGGCATCGCAGAACTCGGTCAAACTCAGCAAATGTATGCCGTAGCTGAGGTCTACCAGAGCGATGTCCATAAAATCAAAATGGGTCAGGCCGTTAAAGTCAATAGCGATGCTTTACCTCAATCCCTAACGGGGAAAGTGGATCGGATTAGTACCAAAGTCCGTCGGCAAAACATTATTAATACCGACCCCAGCGAAAATATTGATGCCCGGGTCGTGGAAGTCTATATCAAGCTCGATAACGGCTCCAGCCAGCAGGCCGCTCAGTTTACCAACTTGCAAGTGAACGTGAAGGTGCAGCTATGA
- the devC gene encoding ABC transporter permease DevC, translated as MKVLGPFKRRTPLGWLQLSHEKGRLFVALAGIAFADVLMFMQMGFQASLFVSNTQLHRTLNADIVLLSPQARNLQALSTFSRRRLYQTQDIPGVKVADPFYINTLNWKNPQTKRETLVQVIGFNPDRSAINLPGLAQQLPRVKQPDTFIFDRGSRGDYAESFALIDQGQPVQTEAQRRTITIAGLFEMGASFGADGTLITSDQNFLLQFPRRQSGSINLGLIQLEPDANPEQVVAALKGHLPEDVRVLTLEEFIAFETAYWQVRSPVGFIFGLGTAMAFVVGVVIVYQVLSTDVNAHVREYATFKAMGYKNRYLLGVVFEEAIILAVFGFIPGAILPLGLYSLARSATALPLFMTTARAITVFILTVVMCTLSGAIATRKLQSADPADMF; from the coding sequence ATGAAGGTCCTGGGACCATTCAAAAGACGGACCCCTTTAGGGTGGCTACAGCTCAGCCATGAAAAAGGCAGATTGTTTGTGGCCCTAGCAGGCATTGCCTTTGCAGATGTGCTGATGTTTATGCAGATGGGCTTTCAGGCCTCTTTGTTTGTCAGCAATACCCAACTACACCGCACCTTAAATGCAGATATTGTCCTCCTCAGTCCCCAAGCTCGAAATCTGCAGGCCCTTTCCACCTTTTCACGACGGCGTTTGTATCAAACTCAGGATATCCCAGGAGTAAAGGTTGCAGACCCCTTCTACATCAATACCCTGAACTGGAAGAATCCCCAGACCAAGCGTGAGACTTTAGTGCAGGTGATTGGGTTCAACCCCGATCGATCTGCCATCAATCTACCGGGGTTGGCTCAGCAACTTCCCCGGGTCAAACAGCCAGATACATTTATCTTCGATCGAGGCTCCAGAGGAGATTATGCTGAGTCCTTTGCCCTGATCGATCAAGGCCAACCCGTGCAGACGGAAGCGCAACGTCGCACCATTACGATTGCAGGATTGTTTGAGATGGGGGCGTCCTTTGGGGCAGATGGGACTTTGATTACCAGCGATCAGAATTTTTTGCTGCAGTTTCCCCGGCGGCAGTCGGGCAGCATCAATTTGGGGCTGATCCAACTAGAACCGGATGCAAACCCGGAGCAAGTGGTGGCCGCCCTGAAAGGTCATCTCCCTGAAGATGTTCGGGTTTTAACCCTGGAAGAGTTTATTGCCTTTGAAACGGCCTATTGGCAAGTTCGCAGTCCGGTGGGTTTCATCTTTGGCTTAGGCACTGCGATGGCCTTTGTTGTTGGGGTGGTGATTGTCTACCAGGTGTTGTCCACGGATGTAAATGCCCATGTTCGCGAATATGCCACGTTTAAGGCCATGGGCTATAAGAATCGCTATCTCTTAGGGGTGGTCTTCGAAGAAGCCATTATCTTGGCCGTCTTCGGATTTATCCCTGGGGCCATTCTTCCCTTAGGACTTTACAGTTTGGCCCGATCTGCTACGGCTTTGCCCCTGTTTATGACTACAGCCCGAGCAATTACGGTGTTCATTTTGACGGTGGTGATGTGTACCCTGTCAGGTGCGATCGCAACTCGGAAACTCCAATCCGCTGACCCTGCCGATATGTTTTAG
- a CDS encoding DevA family ABC transporter ATP-binding protein — protein MNAPVISIRNLDHYFGHGRLRKQVLFDIHLDIEAGEIVLMTGPSGSGKTTLLTLVGGLRAAQNGSLNILGQELTGAKEKDLVQARRHNGYIFQAHNLHRSLTALQNVKMGLEVTGTRSPQEMVEQATAILNQVGLGDHIHYYPDDLSGGQKQRVAIARALVNHPAIVLADEPTAALDSKSGRDVVTLMQTLAKEQGCTILLVTHDNRILDVADRIVHMEDGRLETNTLTSEAKAA, from the coding sequence ATGAATGCTCCCGTTATCTCTATCCGCAATCTTGACCACTATTTTGGTCACGGTCGCCTGCGCAAACAGGTCTTGTTTGATATCCACCTAGACATTGAGGCGGGGGAAATTGTCTTGATGACTGGACCCTCCGGCTCGGGGAAAACAACGTTACTCACCCTAGTGGGTGGGTTACGTGCGGCCCAAAATGGCAGCCTCAACATTCTGGGTCAGGAATTAACAGGTGCAAAAGAAAAGGATCTAGTACAAGCCCGTCGCCACAATGGCTATATTTTTCAGGCCCATAATTTACATCGCAGTTTAACAGCCCTCCAAAACGTGAAAATGGGGCTAGAGGTGACGGGGACTCGATCTCCCCAGGAGATGGTGGAGCAAGCGACCGCTATCCTGAATCAAGTTGGCTTGGGCGATCATATCCACTACTATCCCGATGATCTGTCTGGGGGGCAAAAGCAACGGGTTGCGATCGCACGCGCTCTAGTCAATCATCCCGCCATTGTATTGGCCGACGAACCGACGGCCGCATTAGATAGTAAGTCGGGTCGAGATGTGGTTACTCTCATGCAAACCCTCGCGAAAGAACAGGGCTGCACTATTCTGCTGGTCACCCACGATAACCGTATTCTCGATGTGGCGGACAGAATTGTCCACATGGAAGATGGCCGCTTGGAAACTAACACGCTTACATCAGAAGCCAAAGCTGCCTAG
- a CDS encoding type II secretion system protein: MFRFNRPIKSRPFPSEAGFTLAEKMVIVAIVGIAAAASAPSIMATMNRAKVKQTMAAVRTALNETQREAIKGNKVCTLTLNFVEGKITGPCLKTGDRTLEADVAIATNLTDPSSSSATDEGQPILIGSDVQPSLGLSDGETVSQIAMVPLPEDRANAPKAGMVVQVIAKCKGNTEKGLGLGTCKDKNKDKDDDDDDGNDSPPSQGISTSIPIKYGVLGNPEFAIVSSQQTPTDPSGKIIFYNPSDTKATKRCIAISNTLGLTRIGTYKGDIRPTSITDSGRCSAENWEEQ; the protein is encoded by the coding sequence ATGTTCCGATTCAATCGACCCATTAAATCTAGACCCTTTCCTTCAGAAGCAGGGTTTACCCTGGCGGAGAAGATGGTGATTGTTGCTATTGTCGGTATTGCTGCCGCGGCCTCAGCCCCAAGCATTATGGCCACCATGAATCGGGCCAAGGTTAAACAAACCATGGCTGCGGTTCGCACTGCCCTGAATGAAACCCAACGAGAAGCCATTAAAGGCAACAAGGTTTGCACCCTAACCCTCAATTTTGTGGAAGGGAAAATTACAGGACCTTGCCTCAAAACAGGCGATCGCACTCTGGAGGCCGATGTTGCCATTGCCACAAATCTAACTGACCCGAGTTCCAGCTCTGCAACTGATGAGGGACAACCCATTCTGATTGGCTCAGATGTGCAACCCTCTCTAGGGCTGAGTGATGGCGAAACTGTTTCCCAGATTGCTATGGTTCCGCTTCCTGAAGATAGAGCCAACGCGCCTAAAGCAGGTATGGTGGTCCAGGTGATCGCTAAATGTAAAGGTAATACCGAGAAAGGATTAGGTTTAGGAACCTGCAAAGACAAAAATAAAGACAAAGATGACGATGATGATGATGGAAATGATTCGCCCCCAAGTCAAGGGATATCAACCAGCATTCCTATCAAATATGGGGTATTAGGTAATCCTGAATTTGCAATTGTTAGTTCTCAACAAACGCCAACCGACCCTAGCGGCAAAATTATCTTTTACAACCCCAGTGATACCAAGGCCACTAAACGCTGTATTGCCATTTCCAACACCCTAGGTCTAACTCGTATTGGTACCTATAAAGGAGATATCAGACCTACTTCGATTACCGATTCAGGTCGTTGCTCTGCCGAGAATTGGGAGGAGCAATGA
- a CDS encoding type II secretion system protein J gives MKHYSRKSLNQHSPQETSISCNGFTLIELLVAAVITSLVVSVAGFGVIAATRANNRTEAIAARRHDLSRAFDFISNEIRMAKRINQSQMIKATDASSMSSVLTSAGLKASDWSNPVLYLEIPITSQVPAICPAGGPNAGSPPPQPATYDQVVYDIRPSTQDWLAPNSIQRYGRVPRSDGSIDPCSNPVASDTLVDAIAEQIDTTPTCLAPGVMMGQGGFQACVKGSQVDLMMRSKISDVEIHQLSSRATSRTISSQPINSQPIPFLTATQQPGTNQIELNWQWSGALTGVTFEVNQEVPSTAQKSQIYTGSDIQNVTEMQGSAGEKHCYTVIAKVDQTTSPESNKVCFIQVANSVY, from the coding sequence ATGAAGCACTATTCGAGGAAAAGCCTGAATCAGCACTCGCCTCAAGAGACCTCAATTTCTTGTAATGGCTTTACTCTCATAGAACTATTGGTTGCAGCGGTCATCACCAGTTTGGTGGTTAGTGTCGCAGGATTTGGGGTGATTGCGGCGACCCGAGCCAATAACCGCACTGAAGCGATTGCGGCTAGACGTCATGACTTAAGTCGAGCGTTTGATTTCATTAGCAATGAAATTAGGATGGCCAAACGCATTAACCAATCTCAAATGATCAAGGCAACCGATGCCTCTTCTATGTCTAGCGTGCTGACCAGTGCAGGGTTGAAGGCTTCGGACTGGAGTAACCCCGTTCTGTACTTAGAAATTCCCATCACCTCTCAAGTTCCAGCTATTTGCCCTGCCGGTGGCCCCAATGCGGGTTCTCCTCCGCCTCAACCCGCGACCTATGATCAGGTGGTGTATGACATCCGCCCTAGTACTCAAGATTGGCTTGCGCCTAACTCGATTCAACGGTATGGCCGTGTTCCCAGAAGTGATGGCAGTATCGACCCCTGTAGTAATCCCGTTGCTAGCGATACCTTAGTGGATGCGATCGCAGAGCAAATCGATACCACCCCTACTTGCCTTGCACCCGGTGTAATGATGGGCCAAGGGGGGTTTCAGGCCTGTGTAAAGGGCAGTCAAGTTGATTTAATGATGCGGAGTAAAATCTCTGATGTAGAAATTCATCAATTGAGTAGTAGGGCAACCTCCCGAACAATCTCTAGCCAACCCATCAATAGCCAGCCCATCCCATTTCTAACTGCGACTCAACAACCTGGTACCAATCAGATCGAATTGAACTGGCAGTGGTCTGGTGCTTTGACTGGCGTAACCTTTGAGGTGAATCAAGAAGTCCCCTCAACTGCTCAGAAATCCCAAATTTACACCGGCTCGGATATTCAGAACGTAACTGAAATGCAAGGATCTGCAGGAGAAAAACATTGCTACACTGTCATCGCCAAGGTGGATCAAACCACCAGCCCTGAGAGTAATAAAGTCTGCTTTATACAGGTCGCTAATTCAGTCTATTAA